Proteins encoded together in one Festucalex cinctus isolate MCC-2025b chromosome 8, RoL_Fcin_1.0, whole genome shotgun sequence window:
- the park7 gene encoding Parkinson disease protein 7 homolog: MAGKRALVILSKGAEEMETVIPVDIMRRAGITVTVAGLTGKEPVQCSRNVTICPDASLEDARKQGPFDVVLLPGGMPGAQNLAESPAVSEVLKDQDGRKGLIAAICAGPTALLAHGIGYGSTVTTHPAMKDKMMAGDHYKYSEARVQKDGHYITSRGPGTSFEFALTIVEELLGAEVAAQVKAPLVMKE, translated from the exons ATGGCCGGAAAGAGAGCCTTGGTCATCCTGTCCAAGGGTGCAGAGGAGATGGAGACTGTTATCCCGGTGGACATCATGCGAAGAGCCGGG ATTACAGTGACGGTGGCAGGGCTGACGGGTAAAGAGCCGGTGCAGTGCAGCCGAAATGTCACGATTTGTCCCGATGCAAGTCTGGAGGATGCCAGAAAACAG GGCCCCTTTGATGTGGTTCTTCTTCCTGGGGGAATGCCAGGGGCGCAAAACCTGGCAGAG TCTCCTGCTGTGAGCGAGGTGCTGAAGGACCAAGATGGCAGGAAAGGCCTTATTGCGGCCATCTGTGCAG GTCCCACAGCTCTTTTGGCGCATGGCATCGGCTACGGCAGCACTGTGACCACACATCCGGCTATGAAGGACAAGATGATGGCTGGAG ATCACTATAAATATTCCGAGGCTCGAGTGCAGAAGGATGGCCATTACATCACCAGCCGTGGGCCCGGAACCAGTTTCGAATTCGCCCTGACGATCGTAGAGGAGCTTCTGGGGGCTGAGGTTGCCGCTCAAGTCAAGGCTCCGCTCGTTATGAAAGAATGA